In the Candidatus Saccharibacteria bacterium oral taxon 488 genome, one interval contains:
- a CDS encoding KH domain-containing protein, with amino-acid sequence MSTIDQQFVEYVVKALVGHPEDVVVERLIDEKGVLLTLTVNPEDLGRVIGKRGGTAQSLRTLLRALGTKNDARYNLKIVNNDGFTSAKQATTAASDDNTVDNSTDETVENSSSYAENARKELAELDDLDI; translated from the coding sequence ATGTCAACGATAGATCAGCAATTTGTAGAATACGTAGTAAAGGCGCTGGTTGGGCATCCAGAAGATGTCGTCGTCGAGCGTTTGATTGACGAAAAAGGGGTGTTACTCACGCTGACGGTCAACCCAGAGGATCTCGGTCGGGTCATCGGTAAGCGTGGCGGTACAGCGCAAAGTCTGCGGACGCTGCTCAGGGCATTGGGGACGAAAAATGATGCGCGCTACAACCTGAAAATCGTCAATAATGATGGCTTTACAAGCGCCAAGCAAGCTACGACTGCCGCTTCAGATGATAACACTGTGGACAACTCAACAGATGAGACTGTGGAAAATAGCTCTTCTTATGCAGAAAATGCTCGAAAAGAGCTTGCAGAACTGGACGACCTTGATATATAA
- the pheT gene encoding phenylalanine--tRNA ligase subunit beta has product MKVSLNIIKQLINFELPPVDELVSRVNQQLGGVEEVIDLNAKYGGARIVRVVECVKHPDADRLSVTKIDDGGAVADVPRDESGLVQVVCGAPNVHADMWAIWLPPKSTVPASFDDDEPFVLDARPLRGVLSQGMLAAADELAIGTDHEGIVEIYEHDVPVGVELTAGASFAETFGLDDYVLDIENKMFTHRPDCFGQLGVAREIAGIFHQQFTSPEWYNVIQEFAGGDGLELEIFNEATEVVPVFSAVAIKNIEVQPSPLWLQCQLVAMGGKPINNIVDATNYMMLMTAQPTHAYDYDKLRGSTLGARMARDGEKVSLLNGKEYELTTDDIVIADGEGVIGLAGIMGGTDTEVSDGTKNIVLECANFDMYALRRTAMRHGIFTDALTRFNKGQSPAQTDPVLKRLMGMTGGEQASPVLFKNHQSLRSVLADSMHWCGGLLVPSGFVEERLGVNFTDGEMNTLLGNVEFFVDEGREYGEDGMMVYSPFWRTDIELPEDIVEEVGRLYGFDKLPRQLPHRSIKPAPKNLRRELKNAVRRSLSRAGANEVLTYSFVHECILKNAEQDVAQAYKLSNALSPDLQYYRLTVLPSLLDKVHANIKAGHDEFALFEMGKGHSKMHGLGEDGLPEASQFTDIVYAAKKPGAGAPFYKIRRLVEQLARDLGAELVFKPIEQELTLPVAAPFDRSRSALIETTDGTFIGLVGELKQSVIKNFKLPTYVAAASLDTAGLEAVYAKRDSHYRPLSRYPSTTRDISLKVPSAVRYQQLLQTLDEAIRTTDMNVRIEPLTIYQSEHDAAQKTMTWRLTFTSHERTLTDKDIAPVMQQIEQAAKDAWGAEVV; this is encoded by the coding sequence ATGAAAGTCAGCCTAAACATTATCAAACAATTGATTAATTTTGAATTGCCGCCGGTAGATGAGTTGGTGTCGCGGGTCAATCAGCAGCTTGGTGGCGTCGAAGAAGTGATCGACCTCAACGCTAAATATGGCGGCGCACGAATCGTCCGGGTGGTTGAATGCGTCAAGCATCCTGATGCTGACCGGCTGAGTGTGACTAAGATTGATGACGGTGGCGCAGTGGCGGATGTGCCGCGCGATGAGAGCGGTCTGGTACAAGTGGTCTGCGGCGCGCCAAATGTGCATGCGGATATGTGGGCGATTTGGCTGCCGCCAAAAAGCACGGTGCCGGCAAGCTTTGACGACGACGAGCCGTTTGTGCTAGATGCGCGGCCACTGCGCGGCGTGCTGAGTCAGGGTATGTTGGCGGCGGCCGACGAGCTGGCGATTGGTACGGATCACGAGGGAATTGTTGAGATTTATGAACACGACGTGCCGGTGGGCGTTGAACTTACGGCAGGTGCGAGTTTCGCGGAAACGTTTGGTTTGGACGACTACGTGCTGGATATTGAGAATAAGATGTTTACTCACCGGCCGGATTGCTTTGGGCAGCTCGGCGTGGCACGCGAGATTGCCGGGATTTTTCACCAGCAGTTTACCAGCCCCGAGTGGTACAATGTGATTCAAGAATTTGCTGGCGGCGACGGTCTTGAGCTCGAGATCTTCAATGAGGCGACTGAAGTAGTGCCGGTGTTTTCAGCGGTAGCCATCAAAAATATTGAGGTGCAGCCAAGTCCGCTGTGGCTGCAATGTCAGCTGGTGGCGATGGGCGGCAAGCCGATTAATAACATTGTCGATGCCACGAATTACATGATGCTCATGACGGCACAGCCAACGCATGCCTATGATTATGACAAATTACGTGGGTCTACACTCGGGGCGCGGATGGCTCGTGATGGCGAGAAAGTCAGTCTGCTCAATGGCAAGGAATATGAGCTGACGACGGACGACATTGTCATTGCTGATGGCGAGGGCGTGATTGGTCTGGCGGGAATTATGGGCGGCACCGACACTGAGGTTTCGGATGGCACGAAAAACATCGTTTTGGAGTGCGCCAATTTTGATATGTATGCGCTGCGCCGCACGGCCATGCGCCACGGCATTTTTACCGATGCGTTGACGCGGTTTAATAAGGGTCAGTCACCGGCACAAACCGACCCGGTACTCAAGCGACTCATGGGTATGACTGGCGGTGAACAAGCTAGTCCCGTGCTGTTTAAGAATCATCAGTCTCTGCGGTCTGTGTTGGCTGATAGTATGCATTGGTGCGGTGGCCTGTTGGTGCCGAGTGGATTTGTTGAAGAGCGGCTCGGCGTAAATTTTACCGATGGTGAAATGAACACGCTGCTAGGAAACGTTGAGTTTTTCGTTGATGAAGGGCGCGAGTATGGTGAGGACGGCATGATGGTCTACAGCCCGTTTTGGCGCACCGATATTGAGCTGCCTGAGGATATCGTCGAAGAAGTTGGCCGGCTGTATGGCTTTGATAAATTACCGCGTCAATTACCGCATCGCAGCATTAAACCCGCGCCAAAAAATTTGCGTCGTGAATTGAAAAACGCCGTTCGCCGTAGTCTATCGCGTGCCGGTGCCAACGAAGTCTTGACCTACAGTTTCGTTCACGAATGCATCCTAAAAAATGCCGAGCAGGACGTTGCTCAGGCATACAAATTATCAAACGCCCTCAGCCCTGATTTGCAATATTACCGCTTGACGGTGCTTCCGAGTTTGCTGGACAAGGTCCACGCCAATATCAAGGCCGGGCATGATGAATTTGCTTTGTTTGAAATGGGTAAGGGCCACAGCAAAATGCATGGCCTAGGCGAAGATGGTTTGCCAGAGGCCAGTCAGTTTACGGACATCGTCTATGCTGCCAAAAAGCCGGGAGCGGGTGCGCCGTTTTACAAAATTCGTCGCTTGGTTGAGCAGTTGGCGCGTGACCTTGGCGCTGAGTTGGTATTCAAGCCAATTGAACAAGAACTTACGCTTCCAGTCGCGGCACCGTTTGACCGGTCGCGCAGCGCGCTGATTGAGACAACTGACGGAACGTTCATCGGTCTGGTTGGCGAATTGAAACAATCAGTCATCAAGAACTTCAAATTACCAACGTACGTGGCGGCGGCGAGCTTGGACACTGCTGGCTTGGAGGCTGTCTACGCCAAGCGTGACAGTCATTATCGGCCACTCAGTCGCTATCCATCAACGACGCGCGATATCTCGCTCAAAGTACCATCCGCTGTCAGGTATCAGCAACTACTGCAGACGCTGGATGAGGCTATACGGACCACCGATATGAATGTACGGATTGAGCCACTCACCATTTATCAGTCCGAGCATGATGCGGCGCAGAAAACGATGACATGGCGACTGACGTTCACCTCGCATGAGCGGACATTGACGGACAAGGATATCGCGCCGGTGATGCAGCAGATTGAACAAGCGGCCAAAGATGCGTGGGGCGCTGAAGTAGTCTGA
- the cyaB gene encoding class IV adenylate cyclase: MTKKLLEIERKRQLTGDANELLKRLQDLGFELQSNLHEIDTYYSRPDVDFMQTVECLRIRQRDGFAEVTYKPATTAATHTKNNVIIKPETNLPIQPESATAAKQLFANLGMVKLVEVNKYRRSFQSPDFPQATVAIDEIKDAGTFVEVEVLSDDETSALAMISDIEAKLGLESAEVVTRPYRDICMG, encoded by the coding sequence ATGACCAAAAAACTATTAGAAATCGAACGCAAACGTCAATTAACTGGTGACGCAAACGAATTACTCAAGCGATTGCAAGACCTTGGTTTTGAACTACAGAGCAATCTCCACGAAATTGATACGTATTATTCTCGTCCTGATGTCGACTTTATGCAGACGGTTGAATGTCTGCGAATTCGCCAGCGCGATGGTTTTGCTGAGGTGACATATAAGCCTGCAACGACGGCTGCGACACATACGAAAAATAATGTGATTATTAAGCCCGAGACAAACCTGCCAATTCAGCCCGAGAGCGCAACGGCTGCCAAACAACTGTTTGCCAACCTTGGCATGGTAAAACTGGTCGAGGTCAACAAATACCGTCGCTCGTTCCAGTCCCCTGATTTTCCGCAGGCAACGGTGGCCATAGACGAAATCAAAGACGCTGGGACATTCGTGGAAGTTGAGGTTTTGTCAGATGATGAGACCAGTGCGCTGGCGATGATTAGTGACATTGAAGCCAAACTCGGCCTTGAGTCGGCAGAAGTTGTCACGCGGCCTTATCGGGATATTTGTATGGGATAA
- a CDS encoding phosphatase PAP2 family protein yields the protein MSDYTTNGKAAQAGGLSSGFDADAQQGIMGLMDISWMVKIIADGLVIPVVLIGMYTLIRHVPRGRRYQVYMRVLMAGLTAFVTAKIIGLLYQPSGLRPFELAGVSAGASFLDNPGFPSDHALFTMAITLAVWFGAKCRGWAVACLVMTLLVSIGRVVALVHTPLDVAGGLIIAWVGIFWYMPLRRASRTAK from the coding sequence GTGTCTGATTATACTACGAATGGTAAAGCGGCGCAAGCTGGCGGGTTGAGCTCAGGGTTTGACGCCGACGCCCAGCAGGGTATAATGGGGCTTATGGATATCTCATGGATGGTGAAAATTATTGCCGACGGGCTGGTGATCCCGGTGGTGTTGATCGGGATGTATACGCTCATCCGACATGTACCGCGAGGCCGGCGCTATCAAGTGTATATGCGAGTGTTGATGGCGGGATTGACGGCATTTGTGACAGCGAAAATTATCGGGTTACTGTATCAGCCATCAGGTCTCCGTCCGTTTGAGCTAGCGGGCGTGAGCGCCGGCGCCTCGTTTTTGGATAATCCGGGCTTCCCGTCTGATCATGCTCTATTCACTATGGCCATCACGTTGGCGGTGTGGTTCGGCGCGAAGTGTCGAGGGTGGGCCGTGGCCTGTTTAGTGATGACGCTGCTGGTCAGTATAGGGCGGGTGGTGGCGCTGGTGCATACGCCGCTTGATGTGGCTGGGGGGCTCATTATTGCCTGGGTGGGTATATTCTGGTACATGCCATTGCGACGGGCGTCACGCACTGCAAAATAG
- the trmD gene encoding tRNA (guanosine(37)-N1)-methyltransferase TrmD — translation MIKNMRKFQVITLFPEMFSEVFGNSMMWKAQKDGIVSLETVNLREFGLGSRQQVDDTPYGGGDGMLLMIEPLWRAVEFARSRDESAKVVLMSPRGRRWRQAMARVAADDSRGLIIICGRYEGVDERIMELVDEQWSIGDFVLTGGELPAMTIIDSIVRLLPGVLGGETSAEIESFSDGETLEYPQYTRPEVFNGLWVPEVLLSGHHGKIAEWREQQSQKAAVD, via the coding sequence ATAATTAAGAATATGCGAAAATTTCAAGTTATTACCCTGTTCCCCGAGATGTTTTCTGAAGTCTTTGGAAATTCAATGATGTGGAAGGCGCAAAAAGACGGCATCGTTTCGCTCGAGACGGTGAACTTGCGTGAATTTGGCCTGGGGTCGCGGCAGCAAGTCGATGATACGCCATATGGCGGTGGCGATGGGATGCTACTAATGATTGAGCCGTTGTGGCGGGCGGTGGAGTTTGCGAGGTCGCGAGATGAGAGCGCAAAGGTTGTCTTGATGAGCCCGCGCGGTCGACGCTGGCGACAGGCGATGGCGCGTGTGGCGGCGGATGATAGCCGGGGACTCATTATAATCTGTGGGCGCTATGAGGGCGTTGATGAGCGCATTATGGAATTGGTTGATGAGCAGTGGAGCATCGGTGATTTTGTGTTGACTGGTGGCGAGCTGCCGGCAATGACCATCATTGACTCGATCGTGCGGCTGCTGCCAGGTGTACTGGGCGGTGAAACATCAGCGGAGATTGAGAGTTTCTCAGACGGCGAAACACTAGAGTATCCGCAGTACACTCGGCCGGAGGTATTTAATGGCCTGTGGGTGCCGGAAGTCTTGCTGAGCGGGCATCACGGCAAGATCGCCGAGTGGCGCGAACAGCAGTCGCAAAAAGCGGCTGTCGATTAG
- the mltG gene encoding endolytic transglycosylase MltG, translating to MKKMKIKKRRLWLIIVSAVVAVAGVVILGSVIWYKQMLRPVNAGARQKISVEIASGDTAQVIAKKLEDKKIIRSAFAMTIYLKLNNVTGTFNKGVYSFTQDQDVASVLKHLLGGKPDRRSVLFYPGATLRDKTSTPATQKTDVASALKRAGYSDEQITAAFAATYTGAVMKSKPATADLEGYIYGDTYFLPSDATAQQALQRAISELDRVVAENNLEKKFAARGLSLYQGLTLASIVQRESIGCPGKATCEDMRRIASVFYNRLKKDMPLGSDVTYHYAADKAGVARSHTLNSPYNTRIHKGLPPGPIASPGLAALNAAADPAQEDYLYFLSGDDNITYFAKTEAEHKANITAHCAKKCQLP from the coding sequence ATGAAGAAAATGAAGATCAAAAAACGGCGGTTGTGGCTCATTATCGTATCGGCAGTTGTCGCGGTGGCGGGTGTGGTGATACTTGGCAGCGTCATTTGGTACAAACAAATGCTTCGTCCGGTCAACGCCGGGGCGCGGCAAAAAATTAGTGTCGAAATCGCCAGTGGCGACACGGCACAGGTTATCGCCAAAAAACTTGAAGATAAAAAAATTATTCGCAGCGCCTTTGCCATGACGATTTACCTCAAGTTAAATAACGTTACCGGCACCTTCAACAAGGGCGTGTACAGCTTTACACAAGATCAAGATGTGGCGTCGGTGCTTAAGCATTTACTCGGTGGCAAACCGGATCGGCGTTCGGTACTATTTTATCCAGGGGCAACACTACGCGACAAGACCTCGACTCCCGCTACTCAAAAGACCGATGTAGCCAGCGCCCTCAAGCGCGCTGGCTACAGCGATGAGCAAATTACAGCCGCCTTCGCCGCTACGTATACCGGTGCGGTCATGAAAAGCAAGCCAGCGACCGCCGATCTCGAGGGCTATATCTATGGCGATACGTACTTCTTGCCGTCAGACGCCACCGCCCAGCAGGCCTTGCAGCGGGCCATCAGCGAGCTAGACCGGGTGGTGGCTGAGAATAATCTCGAGAAAAAATTTGCGGCGCGAGGGCTGTCGCTGTATCAGGGCTTGACGCTGGCTTCGATTGTTCAGCGCGAGTCAATTGGCTGCCCGGGTAAAGCGACCTGTGAGGATATGCGGCGGATTGCCAGCGTGTTTTATAACCGTCTGAAAAAGGATATGCCACTCGGGTCAGACGTGACCTATCATTATGCCGCCGATAAGGCTGGCGTCGCTCGCTCGCACACGCTTAATTCACCGTACAATACGCGCATTCACAAGGGGCTGCCGCCTGGGCCAATCGCTTCGCCTGGTCTCGCGGCACTGAATGCTGCGGCCGATCCAGCCCAGGAGGATTACCTTTATTTCTTGAGCGGCGACGACAACATAACTTATTTTGCGAAGACCGAGGCTGAGCACAAAGCGAACATTACCGCCCACTGCGCCAAAAAGTGCCAGTTGCCATAG
- a CDS encoding HIT domain-containing protein, which produces MNHTIFDDIVSGTVKSWKVWEDGQFLAFLTPFPNTPGVTVVIPKHNPGDYIFAIDETLYLEFMRAVRQVARLLERAFDTPRVALVFEGTGVAHVHAKLYPLHGDLAGRTDVWAENAEFHESYRGWLTTTEGPKMDEAELDRIQAQIIAAQG; this is translated from the coding sequence ATGAACCATACAATTTTCGACGACATTGTATCAGGCACCGTAAAATCATGGAAGGTTTGGGAGGACGGGCAGTTTTTGGCGTTTCTCACGCCGTTTCCAAATACCCCGGGGGTGACAGTGGTCATTCCAAAGCATAATCCGGGCGATTATATTTTTGCAATTGACGAGACGTTATACCTCGAGTTTATGCGAGCAGTGCGCCAGGTGGCGCGGCTGCTGGAGCGCGCGTTTGATACACCGCGGGTAGCGCTGGTATTCGAGGGGACGGGCGTGGCGCATGTGCACGCCAAGCTGTATCCGCTACATGGTGACTTGGCAGGGCGGACTGATGTCTGGGCAGAGAACGCAGAGTTTCACGAGAGCTATCGTGGTTGGCTGACGACGACCGAGGGGCCGAAGATGGATGAGGCCGAACTAGACCGGATTCAGGCGCAGATCATTGCTGCTCAAGGGTAA
- the pheS gene encoding phenylalanine--tRNA ligase subunit alpha, with protein sequence MEKLDEVRALLLSRVAEAAEPRSVLRSAELRELYGVIATLPSEERGAFGKKVNELKQELERVIAAREDELSKVDLPPIDVTAPMDVNAPRPELLPSERGTIHPLSAEIERISDIFNRMGFVTEESREIDDQFHMFESLNFPKGHPARDDYDTFMTEETDANGDRLIAPAHTSTMQNRVLKKYHGNLASGEAIAAIVPDRVFRNEDLDARHEHTFYQVEGVYVAKGVNVGNLIATLQEFLQEYYGKQLDVRVNPFYFPFTEPSFEFALSCPFCEGKNPDCKVCSGEGWIELLGCGMIHPNVLKAANIDPNEYTGFAFGCGIDRLVMMKYGIEDVRHFESSKLDFLEQF encoded by the coding sequence ATGGAAAAATTGGATGAAGTTCGAGCACTATTATTATCGCGCGTAGCCGAGGCGGCTGAACCGCGCAGCGTGTTGCGGAGCGCGGAGCTGCGGGAACTATACGGCGTTATCGCGACGCTACCGAGTGAAGAGCGCGGGGCGTTTGGTAAGAAAGTCAATGAATTAAAGCAGGAATTAGAGCGGGTGATCGCGGCTCGTGAAGATGAGCTGTCAAAAGTTGATCTGCCGCCAATTGACGTGACAGCGCCGATGGATGTCAATGCTCCACGGCCTGAATTGCTGCCGAGTGAGCGCGGCACGATTCACCCGCTGAGCGCCGAGATTGAGCGTATTTCTGACATTTTTAACCGCATGGGTTTTGTGACGGAAGAGTCGCGTGAGATCGACGATCAATTCCATATGTTCGAGAGTCTGAATTTCCCGAAAGGCCACCCGGCGCGCGATGATTATGACACGTTCATGACCGAGGAAACTGACGCCAATGGCGACCGCTTGATCGCGCCGGCGCACACCTCGACCATGCAAAACCGCGTGTTGAAAAAATATCATGGCAATTTGGCGAGTGGCGAGGCGATTGCTGCTATTGTACCCGACCGAGTGTTTCGTAACGAAGATCTGGACGCGCGGCACGAGCACACGTTCTATCAAGTCGAGGGCGTGTATGTCGCCAAGGGGGTTAACGTTGGCAATCTCATTGCCACGCTGCAGGAGTTTTTACAGGAATATTACGGCAAGCAACTTGATGTGCGCGTCAATCCATTTTATTTCCCGTTCACCGAGCCGAGCTTTGAATTTGCGCTGAGCTGCCCGTTCTGTGAGGGTAAAAATCCAGATTGTAAAGTTTGCTCGGGCGAAGGCTGGATCGAACTCTTGGGCTGCGGTATGATTCACCCGAATGTGCTGAAAGCTGCTAACATCGATCCGAATGAATACACCGGCTTTGCCTTTGGCTGCGGCATCGACCGCTTGGTGATGATGAAATACGGCATCGAGGACGTGCGGCATTTTGAGAGCAGTAAGTTGGACTTTTTGGAGCAGTTTTAA
- the rmuC gene encoding DNA recombination protein RmuC, with product MEIIIIILLVIIVMGLGATLFVLQSKLGELKQQSSVELIKTDVVELGRTIAKLNESVSDKLERSNAQVQTSVQKQLSESAKLVADVTQRLAKLDETNKRVVDVATDLKTLQNVLQNPKQRGVFGEFYLESVLDNVLPAKQFQMQYRFKDGEIVDAVIFLDKGQILPVDSKFSLENYNRMINAETKAERELWLNKVKADLKGRIDETSKYIRPRENTMDFAFMFIPSESLYYDLLINNVGTGSSSRDLIEYAFRDKRVIIVSPTSFLAYLQTVLQGLRSLQIEEQAKDIQVRVGQLGVHIKKFDELLTKMGKSLSTTVGHYNNSYKELGKIDKDVVRIAGGEQQTQPELIDRPAQED from the coding sequence ATGGAAATCATTATCATTATTCTCTTAGTTATTATTGTTATGGGTTTGGGCGCGACGTTGTTTGTGCTGCAATCAAAGCTAGGCGAGCTGAAGCAGCAATCCTCAGTCGAGCTCATTAAAACTGACGTAGTGGAGCTGGGGCGGACTATCGCCAAGCTAAATGAATCAGTCAGTGACAAACTCGAACGCAGTAACGCTCAGGTACAAACCTCGGTGCAAAAGCAGCTGTCGGAAAGTGCCAAGCTGGTGGCGGACGTGACACAGCGGCTGGCGAAGTTGGATGAGACGAACAAGCGGGTGGTTGACGTGGCGACTGACCTAAAAACCCTGCAGAATGTCCTGCAAAACCCCAAGCAGCGCGGCGTGTTCGGCGAGTTTTATCTGGAGAGTGTGCTGGATAACGTGCTGCCCGCCAAGCAGTTTCAGATGCAGTACCGATTCAAGGACGGCGAAATTGTTGATGCAGTTATCTTTCTGGATAAGGGGCAGATTTTGCCAGTGGACAGTAAGTTTAGCTTGGAAAATTACAACCGGATGATTAACGCCGAGACCAAGGCTGAGCGCGAGCTGTGGCTGAATAAGGTGAAGGCTGATCTGAAGGGGCGCATTGACGAGACTAGCAAATATATTCGCCCGCGGGAGAACACTATGGATTTCGCCTTTATGTTTATCCCCAGTGAGTCGCTGTATTATGACCTGCTCATCAACAATGTTGGTACGGGCAGTTCGAGCCGCGATTTGATTGAATATGCCTTTCGTGACAAGCGCGTGATTATCGTCAGCCCGACTAGCTTTTTGGCGTATTTGCAGACGGTGCTGCAGGGCCTGAGGAGTTTACAAATTGAAGAGCAGGCCAAGGATATTCAAGTGCGTGTCGGTCAGCTGGGCGTGCATATTAAGAAGTTTGATGAGCTACTGACCAAGATGGGCAAGAGTCTCAGTACTACAGTTGGGCACTATAATAATTCGTACAAAGAGCTGGGTAAGATTGATAAAGACGTGGTGCGAATCGCTGGCGGCGAGCAGCAAACGCAGCCGGAATTAATCGATCGACCGGCACAGGAAGATTAA
- the ruvX gene encoding Holliday junction resolvase RuvX encodes MKAKNFLALDVGEKRIGLAMADSQVRIAVPFGWVANDERVMKELAEIMLRHDISLVVVGYPRNQSGEPTQQTEFVVDFVRRLGQLDIDAEIAYQDESLTSVQAEQRLAGKIKDKGDIDAEAASIILQDYLEVHG; translated from the coding sequence ATGAAAGCTAAAAACTTTCTAGCGCTAGATGTGGGCGAGAAGCGGATTGGTTTAGCTATGGCCGATTCACAGGTGCGGATCGCGGTACCGTTTGGCTGGGTGGCTAATGACGAGCGGGTCATGAAGGAGCTGGCAGAGATCATGTTGCGGCACGATATCTCGCTGGTAGTGGTCGGCTATCCGCGTAATCAGTCCGGCGAGCCAACACAACAAACAGAGTTCGTGGTCGATTTTGTTAGGCGGCTGGGTCAGCTGGACATTGATGCCGAGATCGCTTATCAGGATGAGTCGCTAACCAGTGTTCAGGCCGAACAGCGCCTAGCTGGCAAGATCAAAGATAAAGGCGACATCGATGCCGAGGCAGCGAGTATTATTTTGCAAGATTATTTGGAGGTGCACGGATGA